Proteins from one Mesotoga infera genomic window:
- a CDS encoding carbohydrate ABC transporter permease — protein sequence MRKKPHIALRTIVVLMVLFVAIVINLPFIWMLVTSFKTEDAAFTIPPSFLPTIFDFRNFVKAFQLIPLSQYVVNTLFVALSVTFLQLVFNSLAAYGLARIRFKGSSVVFMVLIGTLMVPPEVTMVPLYVIVKQFGWINQYKALIVPFMSSAFGIFLLRQFFMGIPKELEEAAIIDGASRMKIFLKIIIPLSKPALYTMSLYTFLAHWNEYMWPLIVINDAKKQMIQVGISQFVSGWETQWTMRMAASTTAVLPVIVFFFFVQRQFVEGISISGLKE from the coding sequence ATGAGAAAAAAACCTCATATCGCCCTGAGAACAATAGTGGTACTAATGGTATTGTTCGTCGCGATTGTGATCAATCTACCATTCATATGGATGCTGGTCACTTCTTTCAAAACGGAGGACGCGGCCTTCACAATACCGCCCAGTTTTCTGCCAACGATCTTCGATTTCAGGAATTTCGTGAAGGCCTTTCAGTTAATCCCTCTTAGCCAATACGTTGTCAATACTCTATTCGTTGCTCTTTCGGTGACGTTTTTACAGCTTGTCTTCAACTCGCTCGCCGCTTACGGCCTGGCGAGAATAAGATTCAAAGGTTCGAGCGTTGTCTTCATGGTCTTGATCGGAACGCTTATGGTTCCGCCGGAAGTAACCATGGTTCCTCTCTACGTCATCGTGAAGCAATTCGGTTGGATAAATCAGTACAAAGCTCTGATAGTGCCGTTCATGAGTTCGGCCTTTGGCATCTTCCTGTTGAGGCAGTTCTTCATGGGAATACCAAAAGAACTGGAAGAGGCGGCTATTATCGATGGCGCCAGCAGGATGAAGATCTTTTTGAAGATCATCATTCCGCTGTCGAAACCGGCCCTGTACACGATGTCTCTATACACTTTCCTCGCACATTGGAACGAATACATGTGGCCGCTCATTGTTATAAACGATGCCAAGAAACAGATGATCCAGGTCGGAATTTCGCAGTTCGTTAGTGGATGGGAGACTCAGTGGACTATGAGAATGGCCGCTTCGACGACGGCGGTTTTGCCAGTAATAGTTTTCTTTTTCTTTGTTCAGAGACAGTTTGTCGAAGGAATAAGCATCTCGGGTTTGAAGGAATAA
- a CDS encoding carbohydrate ABC transporter permease: MTGWLTVTPALVVQVVFIYLPLAWAFYVSFHSWNMIRPMKWVGLENYIRMFETPDFWNSLWTTVLYVLGTVVPSVVLGLLLAMLLNIEWLKGKGIFRTLFYIPVVTSMAAAAVIWGWLYEPNFGLMNYFLSWFGINNIKWLSDPNYALLALIIVGVWKRVGYNMVLFLAGLQTIPRTYYEAAEIDGATSWNKFRSITLPLLSPTTLFVVIMQFIASFRVFVSVSVMTRGGPAKSTQVITYYLYENAFKYIKFGYASAIAVFMFALMVVLTLIQFAVSKKRVHYS, encoded by the coding sequence ATGACCGGTTGGTTGACGGTAACGCCCGCACTCGTTGTTCAGGTGGTTTTTATCTATCTTCCACTGGCCTGGGCTTTCTACGTATCGTTTCACAGCTGGAACATGATCCGACCGATGAAGTGGGTGGGTCTGGAAAACTACATAAGGATGTTCGAGACTCCGGATTTCTGGAACTCTCTCTGGACAACGGTCCTTTACGTTCTTGGCACAGTCGTTCCTTCGGTTGTTTTAGGCCTCCTTTTAGCCATGTTGTTGAATATCGAGTGGTTGAAGGGAAAGGGAATCTTCAGAACTCTCTTTTATATCCCCGTTGTAACCTCGATGGCCGCGGCTGCCGTCATTTGGGGATGGCTTTATGAACCAAATTTCGGACTGATGAATTATTTTCTCTCGTGGTTCGGCATAAATAACATCAAATGGTTGAGTGATCCCAATTATGCTCTGCTCGCGCTGATAATCGTTGGCGTCTGGAAACGTGTGGGCTACAATATGGTTCTCTTTCTGGCCGGACTTCAGACTATACCAAGGACTTACTACGAAGCAGCAGAGATCGACGGTGCAACCTCCTGGAATAAGTTCAGGAGTATAACTCTTCCGCTCCTCTCACCGACCACGCTGTTCGTTGTTATCATGCAGTTCATCGCCTCTTTCAGGGTCTTCGTTTCCGTATCTGTCATGACGCGTGGCGGACCGGCCAAGAGCACCCAGGTCATAACCTACTACCTGTATGAAAATGCCTTCAAGTATATTAAATTCGGTTACGCCTCGGCCATCGCCGTGTTTATGTTCGCCTTGATGGTAGTTCTCACTCTAATTCAATTCGCGGTCAGCAAAAAGAGGGTGCATTACTCATGA
- a CDS encoding patatin-like phospholipase family protein, producing MPKVPIEENYNEKDEFRFDGKTALILSGGGARGSYQIGCWKALKDHGIEIAGVYGTSVGSINAAAVAMNNFELAAELWKKIDYSTVMEISPEVESVIQMAKAKAGIREVFMGIKLLMDGRGIDITPLRRYLHSMIDEERIRRSGIDFGLVTYSLSEMKPVMLYIDEIPRGMLVDYILASANYPVFKREEFDRRKFIDGGVYINIPIDMARKRGFIDMVIIDIGTKSLIDRLRVITGAFEKDKTLYIRPKRHFGSPMQFEREITMKYLVEGYLDTLMALGIVQGSYTYIYETEDLLARLFWSIDEETFSRALGILNIERKKTESPMYFYFKQLLPLLEIGLKTCGSKGVLCGLADYTFGLMEVEELGLYSGLDFFEAISARPPTSLESLRGATINEIPLAGLLEMLSLVYRKSRFKVKRPARFDQYRSSLDFLGAK from the coding sequence TTGCCGAAAGTACCGATAGAGGAAAATTACAATGAGAAAGACGAGTTTCGTTTCGATGGAAAGACGGCTCTGATACTCTCCGGCGGCGGCGCGAGGGGCAGCTACCAAATAGGCTGCTGGAAAGCCCTCAAGGACCATGGAATAGAGATAGCCGGTGTTTACGGTACCTCGGTAGGTTCGATAAACGCCGCGGCGGTCGCGATGAATAACTTCGAGTTGGCGGCTGAACTGTGGAAAAAAATAGATTATTCGACGGTGATGGAGATATCTCCTGAAGTGGAATCAGTAATTCAGATGGCCAAAGCCAAAGCAGGCATCAGAGAGGTCTTCATGGGTATCAAACTTCTTATGGATGGCCGAGGAATCGATATAACTCCCTTGAGGAGATACCTCCATTCCATGATCGATGAAGAGCGCATCAGAAGATCGGGTATCGATTTCGGATTGGTCACATATTCCCTTAGCGAGATGAAACCGGTTATGCTTTACATAGACGAGATACCCCGCGGAATGCTCGTCGATTACATTCTTGCGAGCGCCAACTACCCCGTTTTCAAAAGAGAGGAGTTCGATCGCCGCAAATTCATAGACGGCGGGGTTTATATAAACATTCCCATAGACATGGCCAGAAAAAGGGGCTTTATAGACATGGTCATAATCGATATAGGCACCAAGAGCCTTATAGACAGACTTAGAGTTATAACCGGAGCCTTCGAAAAAGACAAAACCCTGTATATAAGGCCCAAAAGACACTTCGGCAGCCCTATGCAGTTCGAACGCGAGATAACAATGAAATATCTTGTCGAAGGCTACCTCGATACTCTGATGGCTCTGGGAATCGTTCAGGGCAGTTATACCTACATCTACGAGACAGAGGATCTGCTGGCGAGACTGTTCTGGTCCATAGACGAAGAAACGTTTTCCAGGGCGCTCGGTATTCTGAACATAGAGCGTAAGAAAACGGAAAGCCCCATGTACTTTTACTTCAAACAACTTCTGCCGCTTCTAGAAATTGGTCTCAAGACCTGCGGAAGCAAAGGCGTTCTGTGCGGGCTCGCCGATTACACCTTCGGGCTGATGGAGGTCGAAGAACTCGGGCTTTACTCCGGACTCGATTTTTTCGAAGCGATATCCGCAAGACCCCCGACCTCTTTAGAAAGCCTTCGCGGTGCCACAATCAACGAGATACCCCTTGCCGGCCTGCTGGAGATGTTATCGCTCGTGTACAGAAAGAGCCGGTTCAAGGTGAAAAGACCGGCCAGATTCGATCAATATCGGAGTAGCCTGGATTTCCTGGGAGCGAAGTGA
- the uvrA gene encoding excinuclease ABC subunit UvrA, which translates to MDRYISVKGARVHNLKNVNVEIPKNSLTIITGLSGSGKSSLALDTIYAEGQRRYLESLSTYARQFLGELKRPDVESIEGLSPAIAIEQKTVSHNPRSTVGTVTEIHDHLRILYARVGVPHCPSCGRTVQRQSLDEIVEGIFKEFSEGSRIAIYSPICKEKKGEFKKELENLRKKGYVRVEIDDHIYDLEEDLKLDKNKRHTISLVIDRLKVERENASRIADSVEMALHEGNGFVEVGLIETEERKIFSENFACPVCGISLPEISPKIFSFNNPFGACPRCHGLGYTMEFSRDLVVNEDLSVLKGAFKAISGSQDSFTMKMLIRVIESLGDSPDKPFKDLREDVKNALLFGTTDDITMKYKSERLTYELKRPYEGVINNLKRRYQETQSEEMRYWMESSFMVQQTCTQCNGQRLRPEALAVTLKDRNIASISDMTIQELFDFVQEIHLSEHQFEIVGELMGEIEKRLKFLIDVGLDYITLSRYAMTLSGGESQRIRLATQIGSGLTGVTYVLDEPTIGLHSRDNDRLIKTLKNLRDLGNTVIVVEHDEEVIRSSDYIVDVGPGAGVHGGEIVYQGPTQRLIEDPPERSLTGRYLKGECSVPRLEVAGNGDRGWLTVRGASRNNLKNIDVAFPLGRFITVTGVSGSGKSSLVMDTVYPSLKNRLGNSKTPIDTGASLEGWEAIDSVIVIDQSPIGRTPRSNPATYTGLFDFVRDLFAKTQEARARGYSKGRFSFNVKGGRCEACQGHGMIKIEMQFLPDVYVECDVCKGRRYNKETMEIKYRGRSISDVLNMTVEEATSFFERIPVLNRILELLNDVGLGYIRLGQPATTLSGGEAQRIKLASELKKKSTGSTFYILDEPTTGLHFDDVSKLVKVLKRLVELGNTVVVVEHNMDVIKNADYIIDLGPEGGARGGEVVISGTPEEVAETRFSHTGYYLRKLLNPVR; encoded by the coding sequence ATGGATAGATACATATCTGTCAAGGGGGCCAGAGTCCACAATCTGAAGAACGTGAACGTCGAAATACCCAAAAACTCGTTAACGATCATAACCGGCCTTTCCGGTTCTGGCAAATCTTCACTCGCACTGGATACCATTTACGCCGAAGGTCAGAGACGGTATTTAGAATCGCTTTCAACCTACGCTAGACAGTTTCTGGGTGAACTGAAAAGACCCGATGTAGAGAGCATCGAAGGGCTTTCGCCTGCAATAGCCATAGAACAGAAGACCGTCAGTCACAACCCAAGATCCACTGTCGGAACGGTAACGGAGATCCACGATCATTTGAGAATTCTTTACGCGCGTGTCGGCGTGCCACATTGTCCTTCATGCGGAAGAACAGTTCAGCGACAGAGTCTCGACGAGATAGTGGAGGGTATCTTCAAAGAGTTCTCCGAAGGTTCTAGAATAGCCATATACTCACCGATTTGCAAGGAGAAGAAAGGCGAATTCAAGAAGGAGTTGGAGAATCTCAGAAAGAAGGGTTACGTGCGCGTGGAGATCGACGATCATATCTACGATCTCGAAGAGGATTTAAAACTAGACAAGAACAAGAGACACACAATAAGCCTGGTGATCGACAGGTTGAAAGTCGAGAGAGAGAACGCCTCGAGAATCGCCGACAGCGTAGAGATGGCACTCCACGAAGGGAACGGATTCGTGGAGGTGGGTTTGATAGAAACAGAGGAGAGAAAGATCTTCAGCGAGAACTTTGCCTGCCCGGTCTGTGGGATAAGCCTTCCTGAGATAAGCCCCAAAATCTTCTCCTTCAACAATCCTTTTGGTGCCTGTCCTAGATGTCATGGCCTGGGGTATACAATGGAATTCTCCAGGGATCTAGTCGTCAACGAAGATCTGAGCGTACTAAAAGGTGCCTTCAAAGCTATCTCTGGGTCACAGGACAGTTTCACCATGAAGATGTTGATCAGGGTTATCGAATCGCTCGGGGATTCTCCAGATAAACCTTTCAAAGATTTGCGAGAAGACGTGAAAAATGCCCTGCTCTTTGGCACAACCGATGACATAACCATGAAGTACAAATCGGAAAGACTGACCTACGAATTGAAAAGGCCTTACGAAGGTGTTATCAACAACCTCAAGAGGCGATACCAGGAAACCCAGTCCGAAGAAATGCGCTACTGGATGGAGAGCAGTTTCATGGTTCAGCAAACCTGCACTCAGTGCAACGGGCAGCGGCTGCGCCCCGAGGCTCTGGCCGTTACACTCAAGGACAGGAATATCGCATCAATTTCCGATATGACGATCCAGGAGCTCTTCGATTTTGTGCAGGAAATACACCTCAGCGAACACCAGTTCGAGATAGTCGGCGAACTCATGGGCGAGATCGAGAAGAGATTGAAGTTTCTGATAGATGTCGGTTTAGATTATATTACGCTCTCAAGATACGCGATGACGCTATCCGGCGGGGAGTCCCAAAGAATAAGGTTGGCCACGCAGATTGGCTCGGGTCTCACCGGAGTTACCTACGTACTGGACGAACCGACCATCGGTCTCCATTCCCGAGACAACGATAGACTTATCAAAACTCTCAAGAACCTGCGCGACCTGGGAAACACGGTGATAGTAGTCGAACATGACGAAGAAGTTATAAGAAGTTCCGATTACATTGTGGATGTGGGGCCGGGAGCGGGTGTTCACGGCGGAGAGATAGTATATCAGGGCCCTACGCAGAGACTCATCGAAGATCCTCCTGAAAGATCTCTGACGGGAAGGTATCTAAAAGGTGAGTGTTCAGTCCCGAGGCTTGAAGTCGCCGGCAACGGCGATCGCGGCTGGTTGACAGTAAGGGGAGCATCGCGCAACAATCTGAAAAACATAGACGTCGCCTTTCCCCTGGGTAGGTTCATAACTGTTACGGGGGTCTCCGGCAGTGGCAAGAGTTCACTGGTGATGGACACGGTTTACCCCTCTTTAAAAAACCGTCTGGGCAACTCCAAAACCCCGATAGATACCGGAGCCAGCCTCGAAGGCTGGGAAGCGATCGACAGCGTAATAGTTATAGACCAAAGCCCCATAGGTAGAACGCCGAGATCCAACCCGGCTACCTATACCGGTCTCTTCGATTTCGTTAGGGATCTATTCGCTAAAACGCAAGAGGCAAGAGCGAGAGGCTACTCGAAAGGGCGGTTCTCCTTCAATGTTAAAGGAGGAAGGTGTGAAGCCTGCCAGGGACATGGAATGATAAAGATCGAGATGCAGTTCCTGCCGGATGTTTACGTGGAGTGCGATGTCTGTAAAGGCCGTCGCTACAATAAAGAGACCATGGAGATAAAATATAGGGGTAGATCGATCTCGGATGTTTTGAACATGACTGTGGAAGAGGCCACTTCTTTTTTCGAAAGAATACCGGTTCTCAACAGGATACTGGAGCTGCTCAACGATGTCGGACTGGGTTATATAAGGCTTGGCCAGCCAGCGACCACGCTTTCTGGAGGAGAGGCACAGAGAATAAAACTGGCTTCGGAATTGAAGAAAAAATCTACCGGCAGTACCTTCTACATTCTCGACGAGCCCACCACAGGACTTCACTTTGACGATGTGTCAAAACTGGTGAAAGTCCTCAAGAGGCTGGTCGAACTCGGAAACACCGTGGTTGTGGTGGAACACAACATGGACGTTATAAAGAACGCCGATTATATAATAGACCTCGGACCGGAAGGAGGAGCCAGAGGGGGAGAGGTCGTGATCTCGGGGACGCCCGAGGAAGTGGCCGAGACGAGGTTCAGCCATACCGGCTATTATTTGAGAAAGTTGTTGAACCCCGTCAGGTGA
- the glmM gene encoding phosphoglucosamine mutase yields the protein MKKLFGTDGIRGVINEELTAELAMKLGNAIGRYYLGKYRNFIIAKDTRSSGDLLENALAAGAASAGMNVDFAGVMPTPSLAYITRKLDTIGAVISASHNPAVYNGIKVLAKGMKISDEDEVEIENLIVNKPFHYTVYSGVGKTRTVTSYREEYIDYIIKIFTGQKFPDNELVLDGANGAITTVVEPVYNELGIEARFICMEPNGININDGCGSLHPEFIGAALGEREVGILFDGDADRCLFVLQGSRVVDGDMLMALNSRKMVRQGRLKGNRVVATVMSNLGFEKYLSGRGIGLERTKVGDKYVLERMLQTGGVLGGEQSGHIIFLDRSTTGDGLITSLETLNTLSELGETLEDFLKEFPVFPQLLKNVPVSDKKGVMECEKLKTRLCELECKSDLRIVLRPSGTEPYVRVMVEGVDSHEVEETCQELVELVEECSNG from the coding sequence ATGAAGAAACTCTTCGGTACAGACGGTATCAGGGGGGTTATAAACGAAGAATTGACTGCAGAACTCGCAATGAAGCTTGGAAACGCCATAGGGAGATACTATCTCGGAAAATATAGGAACTTTATCATTGCCAAAGACACCAGGAGCTCGGGCGATCTTTTAGAAAACGCACTGGCCGCGGGAGCCGCTTCAGCAGGCATGAACGTCGACTTTGCTGGCGTTATGCCGACACCTTCGCTGGCGTATATAACCAGGAAATTGGACACTATCGGAGCGGTTATCTCGGCTTCCCACAATCCGGCAGTTTACAATGGTATAAAAGTACTGGCCAAAGGGATGAAAATCTCTGATGAAGACGAGGTCGAGATCGAAAATCTCATAGTGAACAAACCCTTCCATTATACCGTTTATTCAGGTGTTGGGAAGACACGCACAGTCACATCTTATCGTGAGGAGTACATAGATTACATCATAAAGATCTTCACAGGCCAGAAATTCCCCGATAATGAGCTCGTTCTCGACGGGGCGAACGGCGCAATCACTACGGTCGTCGAACCTGTCTATAATGAACTCGGCATAGAAGCCCGATTCATCTGTATGGAGCCCAACGGCATAAACATCAACGATGGGTGTGGCTCACTTCACCCGGAGTTCATTGGAGCGGCTCTCGGGGAAAGAGAGGTCGGAATACTCTTCGATGGCGATGCCGACAGATGCCTTTTCGTTCTTCAGGGTTCGCGTGTTGTGGACGGCGATATGCTAATGGCCCTCAATTCGAGAAAAATGGTCAGGCAGGGTAGATTGAAGGGCAACCGCGTCGTTGCGACAGTGATGTCCAACCTCGGTTTCGAGAAGTATCTCTCCGGCAGAGGAATCGGTCTGGAGAGAACAAAGGTCGGCGATAAATACGTTCTTGAGAGAATGCTACAGACCGGCGGTGTTCTGGGCGGAGAGCAGTCCGGACACATCATATTCCTGGACAGAAGTACTACCGGAGACGGTCTGATAACTTCACTGGAAACGTTAAATACTCTGAGTGAGCTCGGTGAAACTCTAGAGGACTTCCTTAAGGAGTTCCCGGTGTTTCCCCAGCTGCTCAAGAACGTGCCTGTTTCCGATAAAAAAGGCGTCATGGAGTGTGAAAAGCTTAAGACAAGACTCTGCGAACTCGAATGCAAGAGCGATCTGCGTATAGTATTACGTCCATCGGGCACCGAACCGTATGTGAGAGTGATGGTCGAAGGCGTCGATTCGCACGAAGTGGAGGAGACCTGTCAAGAGCTCGTTGAGCTCGTCGAGGAGTGCAGCAATGGATAG